The Pseudomonas sp. HOU2 DNA window AAGTCGCCCAGCGCCATCAGGTAGGTGATGAGGATGATGATCCACATCTTCGCGCTCTCCATGGAAGGGATCATCCAGACCATGGTGGCGATCATCCAGCCGGAAACGATGCCTTTGGCGAACATCTGACTGGCGTGGTTTTCCATGACCTTGCGGCCGATTTCAAGGAAGGCGTGATCAGTCTTGCTGTCGAAGATCGGCAGCTCGAGCATCACGTACGCCACCAGAATCGTCCCGCACAAGTTGCCGAACAGGACCACGCCCCACAAGCGGATCAGCCGGCCGAAGTTTTTCAGGGTTGGCTTGGTCATCACCGGCAGAACGGCGGTCAGGGTGTTTTCGGTGAACAGTTGCTGACGGGCGAGAATCACCGCAAGGAACCCGGCGCAGTAGCCGAAGCTGGCGATGACCTTGAATTCATCACCCTCGGGCAGGCGCGAATTGAGCAGACCCATACCCATCAGTGACAGGCCCATGGTCAGCCCGGCGGCGAGCGCCGACCACCACAGTGCGGCGATGCTGCGCTCCAGTTCCTGATCGCCTTGGGTGCGGATGATTTCATGCAGAACCGCCGCGCGGGGCGGCTGGTTTTTCTCGACTTCGTGCTGTTCATCGGTCGAGAGGTTGGGGGTCTTGCCGTCTGTCGGGGTGGTCATGGCGTGGTAACCGGTGGGGGGCTTTCAGCTACGACCCCTGCGGTTCCTGGCTGTTCACTCCCCCCAACCGAAACTATTACCTGTGGCGAGGGAGCTTGCTCCCGCTCGGCTGCGCAGCAGTCGTCTCGTGTTTCAGATAAACAACACTCACCGGTTTTGGGACTGCTTTGCAGTCCAGCGGGAGCAAGCTCCCTCGCCACAATTCACCGACTACTTGGTTACCAGCTCATCTTCCTTGAACTGGTCTTTGACGTACTTGATCTCGGTCCGCCCGTGCGGCGCTGGCAAGCCGTCTTCGCCAAGGTTGACGAAGACCATCTTCTCGACGGTGAGGATGCTCTTGCGGGTGATCTTGTTGCGCACTTCACAGGTCAGGGTGATCGAGGTGCGGCCGAACTCGGTGGCGGTGATACCCAGTTCGATGATGTCGCCCTGGCGCGAGGCGCTGACGAAGTTGATTTCGGAAATGTACTTGGTCACCACGCGCTGATTGCCCAACTGGACGATGGCGTAAATCGCCGCTTCTTCGTCGATCCAGCGCAGCAGGCTGCCGCCGAACAGGGTGCCGTTGGGGTTCAGGTCTTCGGGTTTTACCCATTTGCGGGTGTGGAAATTCATGTTCACTCCTGAGCGTTTGCCGAAAGATGGCGCCATCTTGGCAGACCGGGCGGTCAGGCTCCATGAGCCTTCTACTATGGTCGCTATTAACGATCTTCATCTGGCCGACAGAAACCCTTTGGAAGATCAGTCTAGACGGCTATAATCGCCCCCGTTTCAAAACGGTAACCTTCACTTGCTACCGTTTTCCCGCCACCTGTCCGAGGGGCGCTGCAGCAGGATCAACCTGTCAGGCTCGGATGGGGCGTTGACTGGCCACGGCCGGACACTAAACGCACAACGGCGCCCATTCGCATACATTACGAATGGAGGCTCTTCATGAGCGCTGTTATCACGCCTGCAGATTTTAACGATTACAAAGTTGCCGACATGTCCCTGGCTGCCTGGGGCCGTCGCGAAACCATCATCGCCGAATCGGAAATGCCGGCCCTGATGGGTCTGCGCCGCAAGTATGCTTCCGAGCAGCCGCTCAAGGGCGCGAAAATCCTCGGCTGCATCCACATGACCATTCAGACTGCCGTGCTGATCGAAACCCTGGTTGCCCTGGGTGCCGAAGTACGCTGGTCGTCCTGCAACATTTTCTCGACTCAGGATCAGGCCGCTGCGTCCATCGCTGCCGCCGGCATCCCGGTTTTCGCCTGGAAAGGCGAGACTGAAGAA harbors:
- a CDS encoding hotdog domain-containing protein encodes the protein MNFHTRKWVKPEDLNPNGTLFGGSLLRWIDEEAAIYAIVQLGNQRVVTKYISEINFVSASRQGDIIELGITATEFGRTSITLTCEVRNKITRKSILTVEKMVFVNLGEDGLPAPHGRTEIKYVKDQFKEDELVTK
- a CDS encoding formate/nitrite transporter family protein, encoding MTTPTDGKTPNLSTDEQHEVEKNQPPRAAVLHEIIRTQGDQELERSIAALWWSALAAGLTMGLSLMGMGLLNSRLPEGDEFKVIASFGYCAGFLAVILARQQLFTENTLTAVLPVMTKPTLKNFGRLIRLWGVVLFGNLCGTILVAYVMLELPIFDSKTDHAFLEIGRKVMENHASQMFAKGIVSGWMIATMVWMIPSMESAKMWIIILITYLMALGDFTHIVVGSAEVSYLVFAGELPWSDFWMVFAGPTLAGNIIGGSFIFALISHAQIRSESGAPKDTGKAKQAADQAEKPDPQQIKK